The sequence below is a genomic window from Aminivibrio sp..
TTCAATGACCGTTCTTCAAAGATTCTCCCGGCCACAGGCCGTACCGGGAAAGGCTTTCCTTCATGAGCTCGGCGTCTATATAGGCGAAATCGTCCCGGACGGCGCCGGGCATTCCCCTGTCGGTGAGAATCCGCTCCTTCTCGGCGGAATACACACCGAGGGCGTTTTCAACGTATTCCAGGGACTGGAGGTCGAGAGGCGGCCTTGATTCACCGGCGGGACGCTCCAGGAGGACGGAGCGGTACGGGTGCTGGTGGGGGCGGAGATTGCCGTAAAGGGGGTGGGACAGTAGAATCCAGCCCATGTGGACAAAATCTCTCGACCGCAGGAGAACAGCGAGAGAATCGCCCTCGACAAAATCGCAGGACGGGACGGTGTTCCGCAAAAGGGGATTGTTGGTGACAAGAAGCCTGCGACAGGACATTCAACTGCCTCCCTATGCCTATAGGTAAGACACTCTCTGTCGCATAGCCCCGGAGAGGAGGGGAAACCGCATCGGGGGAGCTATTCATTTCAGAGATCCGTCCGGCCGCAATCCTTTCGCCTGAGAGTTTCCGACCGCCCTGCCGGGCCGGCCTTGCCCCTTCGGCGCTTTCCTGTGTGCTGGAAAGTCTCTCTTGCGGCGTTCATCCGGAGATCACGTTTATTTTACACAATGAGAAAAAG
It includes:
- a CDS encoding GrdX family protein, whose product is MSCRRLLVTNNPLLRNTVPSCDFVEGDSLAVLLRSRDFVHMGWILLSHPLYGNLRPHQHPYRSVLLERPAGESRPPLDLQSLEYVENALGVYSAEKERILTDRGMPGAVRDDFAYIDAELMKESLSRYGLWPGESLKNGH